The following proteins are co-located in the Mesorhizobium australicum WSM2073 genome:
- a CDS encoding O-antigen ligase family protein encodes MMRDALLAGGVILSAASQLSVPGMPFGYGELLLALWIMLSAGRMLVGGRVEATPAFAQLATFWLLLSLALGIGTIVGYLTTLLYPTGLLHDTMAYVLLASITCLASVEPDAGRRLRRSGWWTIVFADAIFAIQLAIAWGWLHQPGVDPWYWDRFRGWSENPNQLALYCALLGPLALHLATTTRNRWGQALALSSLVFIFFVGRLTRSDAYLYTTIVSGVAFLGLRLKAWLASDGNRTSLPRQIALLLMVGAVPLVIAMTPYLLSEESFAANFAKSLTKDGGGEATAETFELRVYLWDEALQKGLQSASLGLGPGPHLERPPTADMQFLERPFEAHNTVLDLYLQGGLVAVIALLWIVGSAAMSAWRARYDALLVLVASAAVFSIPHLIIRHPIVWFALTFCLVAGPPSVFRRELEPSEVM; translated from the coding sequence ATGATGCGCGACGCGTTGCTTGCCGGCGGTGTCATCCTGTCAGCCGCGTCGCAGCTCTCCGTCCCCGGCATGCCATTCGGCTATGGCGAACTGCTCCTGGCGCTTTGGATCATGCTGTCGGCCGGACGAATGTTGGTCGGCGGGCGCGTCGAAGCGACACCAGCCTTCGCGCAACTCGCGACTTTTTGGCTGCTCCTTTCTCTCGCATTGGGGATCGGCACGATCGTCGGCTACTTGACCACCCTGCTTTACCCGACAGGGTTGTTGCACGACACAATGGCCTACGTGCTGTTGGCCAGCATCACTTGCCTGGCGAGTGTGGAGCCCGACGCGGGGCGTCGTCTTCGGCGCAGCGGTTGGTGGACAATCGTGTTCGCCGACGCAATATTTGCCATCCAACTCGCCATCGCGTGGGGCTGGCTCCATCAGCCCGGCGTCGATCCGTGGTATTGGGACCGCTTCCGCGGCTGGTCTGAAAACCCGAACCAGCTCGCGCTCTATTGCGCGCTTCTTGGTCCGCTGGCGCTGCACCTTGCAACCACTACTCGCAACCGGTGGGGTCAGGCCCTTGCGCTCTCAAGCCTCGTGTTCATCTTTTTTGTCGGCCGCCTGACCAGGAGCGATGCCTATCTCTACACCACGATTGTAAGCGGCGTCGCCTTCCTCGGGTTGCGGTTGAAGGCATGGTTGGCATCCGATGGCAATCGAACCAGCCTGCCCAGGCAGATCGCACTTCTGCTGATGGTCGGCGCTGTCCCCCTGGTGATAGCGATGACCCCCTATCTTCTTAGCGAGGAAAGCTTTGCGGCGAATTTTGCCAAGAGCCTCACCAAGGACGGAGGCGGCGAGGCCACGGCTGAAACATTCGAACTTCGGGTTTATCTGTGGGATGAGGCGCTTCAGAAGGGGCTGCAATCGGCATCGCTCGGCCTCGGTCCTGGCCCCCACCTGGAGCGCCCGCCGACGGCCGACATGCAATTTCTGGAGCGGCCGTTCGAAGCGCACAATACGGTTCTCGACCTCTATCTGCAGGGCGGGCTGGTCGCCGTCATCGCCTTGCTGTGGATTGTTGGATCGGCGGCCATGTCCGCCTGGCGCGCTCGCTACGACGCGCTTTTGGTGCTCGTGGCGTCCGCAGCCGTGTTCAGCATACCGCACCTCATCATTCGTCATCCGATCGTGTGGTTTGCATTGACCTTCTGCCTCGTCGCGGGACCGCCAAGCGTTTTCCGGCGCGAGCTTGAGCCTTCAGAGGTGATGTGA
- the asnB gene encoding asparagine synthase (glutamine-hydrolyzing): MCGIAGILLASNAADPKSLDQIGQMMMALRHRGPDGEGLWTDREAGIALGHRRLAIVDLSETGQQPMLSTSGRYAITFNGEIYNFRDLRLELEGVGHHFRGTSDTEVMLCAIESWGLEAALQRFAGMFAFALWDLKTRTLHLARDRLGKKPLYIASARHALVFASELKAISRFSGYSPEIDVDAATAMLSKGWVPDQSCIWRGVFKLPPGSVLTLTAATVAEGRGAASLSQGASRWWSLAEVAKNGREHQIAGSDDDLTNELDDLLRLAVRERMIADVPLGGFLSGGVDSSTVAALMQAQSPNPVRTFTIAFAESGFDEAPYAAEVARHLGTDHTELHLSAAAARDVIPELPTVWDEPFADESQIPTLLVARLARQHVTVALSGDGGDECFAGYGRHFMADRLKRYQGLPASARRTVAAGAGMLSRAARHDFIGNLPLPSHVRHALRSDRLTRFAWLLAAKDEDELHRRLTGSSAENLTRHETPASIVSAPRLDGLLSRLLYDDMSGYLAGDILVKLDRASMANSLEARCPLLDHRAVEFAWRLPAAMKVRNGRGKWILRNVLRRYLPQRLIDRPKQGFDVPIAAWLRGPLRSWATDILSDVRNQGEGLLDSTKVDACWRDHVAGQDRSRDLWSVLMFQAWCNEAKRQASASNSSRELDLAGV; the protein is encoded by the coding sequence ATGTGCGGGATAGCCGGGATACTTCTCGCGTCCAATGCTGCCGACCCCAAGTCGCTCGATCAGATCGGGCAAATGATGATGGCGCTTCGTCACCGCGGTCCGGATGGCGAAGGACTCTGGACGGATCGCGAAGCAGGCATTGCCTTAGGCCACAGGCGGCTGGCGATCGTCGATCTGTCGGAAACGGGGCAACAGCCCATGCTGTCCACAAGCGGTCGGTATGCGATCACCTTCAACGGCGAGATATATAATTTCCGTGACCTGCGTCTCGAGCTTGAAGGCGTCGGGCACCATTTCCGCGGCACCAGCGACACGGAAGTCATGTTGTGTGCGATCGAGAGCTGGGGCCTCGAGGCCGCACTCCAGCGTTTTGCTGGCATGTTCGCGTTCGCCTTGTGGGACCTGAAGACGAGGACCCTCCATCTCGCGCGGGATCGACTGGGCAAAAAGCCCCTCTACATCGCTTCAGCCAGGCATGCGCTGGTCTTTGCTTCCGAACTGAAAGCAATCAGCCGCTTTTCAGGCTACTCTCCGGAGATCGATGTGGATGCCGCCACTGCAATGCTTTCCAAAGGGTGGGTCCCGGATCAGAGTTGCATTTGGCGAGGTGTCTTCAAGCTGCCACCCGGCTCGGTCCTGACCCTCACGGCCGCGACTGTGGCGGAGGGGCGCGGGGCCGCCTCCCTTTCGCAGGGCGCAAGTCGCTGGTGGTCGCTGGCCGAAGTCGCCAAGAACGGGCGAGAACACCAGATCGCCGGCAGTGACGACGATTTGACCAATGAACTGGATGATCTGCTCCGGCTTGCCGTTCGCGAGCGCATGATCGCCGACGTTCCGTTGGGCGGTTTCCTGTCGGGAGGCGTCGACAGCTCTACCGTTGCAGCCTTGATGCAGGCTCAATCTCCAAATCCCGTGCGCACTTTCACCATCGCCTTCGCGGAGAGCGGCTTTGACGAGGCCCCTTACGCCGCCGAGGTAGCGCGCCATCTGGGCACCGACCACACGGAACTACACCTTTCGGCCGCCGCCGCGCGTGACGTGATCCCCGAACTGCCAACGGTGTGGGATGAGCCATTCGCCGACGAATCGCAGATACCGACTCTGCTGGTGGCGCGGCTGGCCCGCCAGCACGTGACCGTGGCGCTGTCGGGGGACGGCGGAGACGAGTGCTTTGCAGGCTATGGCCGCCACTTCATGGCGGACCGGCTGAAACGGTACCAAGGTCTACCCGCAAGTGCACGACGAACGGTGGCGGCCGGCGCAGGGATGCTGTCCAGGGCGGCTCGTCACGATTTCATTGGCAACCTGCCACTTCCGTCGCATGTGCGGCATGCGCTGCGCAGCGATCGGCTCACTCGCTTCGCCTGGCTTCTCGCCGCGAAGGATGAAGACGAGCTGCACAGGCGGCTGACGGGATCATCGGCCGAAAACCTCACCCGGCACGAGACTCCTGCATCCATAGTCTCTGCACCGCGGCTCGACGGGCTGTTGTCTCGCCTCCTGTACGACGACATGTCCGGTTACCTCGCTGGTGACATTCTCGTCAAACTGGATCGAGCCAGCATGGCCAACAGCCTCGAGGCGCGTTGTCCCCTGCTGGACCACCGCGCCGTCGAATTCGCTTGGCGCCTTCCGGCTGCCATGAAGGTTCGCAACGGCAGAGGCAAGTGGATCCTTCGAAATGTGCTGCGTCGTTATCTTCCGCAACGGCTGATCGACCGGCCGAAGCAGGGCTTCGACGTGCCGATCGCGGCTTGGCTGCGGGGCCCGTTGCGCAGCTGGGCCACCGATATTCTGTCCGATGTTCGCAACCAGGGCGAAGGCTTGCTGGACAGCACAAAGGTGGACGCCTGCTGGCGCGATCACGTTGCAGGACAGGACCGCTCCCGTGACCTGTGGTCGGTGCTGATGTTTCAAGCCTGGTGCAACGAGGCCAAGCGGCAGGCGTCGGCATCGAACTCATCCCGTGAACTCGATCTGGCAGGAGTATGA